A single region of the Chryseobacterium culicis genome encodes:
- a CDS encoding ABC transporter permease has protein sequence MKFPLYFSRKIAFSKDNKNNLSRVIIFIGRLSVALGIIVSLITVATGFGSKKAIKERLADFSGHITVRSTRSNSSYNTSVLDNQGLNIPKIKELPDVESTQKYVTVTGIMRNEHNFAGIIFKGIGKDFDSLRFKKFLIAGTTPKVTEKGFNNDVAISQKVANDLHLKLNDSIVTVFLKADQKPLYRKFRVIGIYRTDIKLIDEQFVIGGINHARKIQDMKPDEIGGIDIFLKNVNDIDKDFPEIEKLIGYKNYAEKATEKFPQITDWISIFDTNIALIIIIMLIVVVINIIMVLLILIIERTNSIGLLKTLGASNSQIRATFINYTLIIMIPGLLYGNAIGLGLILIQKFFGIIKLNPENYYVSTVPVDLNPIAIISISVGILFISGLALIIPSYLISKISPVKAIKYN, from the coding sequence TTGAAGTTTCCTTTATATTTCTCTAGAAAAATAGCATTTTCCAAAGATAACAAAAATAACCTTTCAAGGGTTATCATCTTCATTGGCAGGCTTTCCGTAGCATTGGGGATTATTGTTTCCTTAATTACCGTGGCCACTGGTTTTGGTTCCAAAAAAGCTATCAAAGAGAGGCTGGCAGATTTCAGCGGACATATCACGGTAAGATCCACACGTTCGAATTCTTCATACAATACTTCTGTTCTCGATAACCAGGGCTTAAATATTCCAAAAATAAAGGAACTTCCCGATGTGGAAAGCACTCAAAAATATGTGACAGTTACTGGAATTATGCGTAATGAGCACAATTTTGCCGGAATTATATTCAAGGGAATAGGAAAGGATTTTGACAGTTTAAGATTTAAAAAATTCCTTATTGCCGGAACAACTCCAAAAGTAACGGAAAAGGGCTTCAACAATGATGTTGCTATTTCGCAAAAAGTAGCCAATGACCTTCATCTTAAATTAAATGACAGTATTGTTACCGTATTTTTAAAAGCAGATCAAAAACCGCTTTACCGTAAATTCAGAGTTATCGGAATTTACAGAACGGATATCAAACTGATTGATGAGCAGTTTGTTATTGGAGGAATTAACCATGCAAGAAAAATTCAGGATATGAAACCTGATGAAATTGGCGGAATAGATATTTTCCTGAAGAATGTGAATGATATCGACAAAGATTTCCCTGAAATTGAAAAACTGATCGGTTATAAAAATTATGCTGAAAAAGCTACTGAGAAATTTCCTCAGATTACAGACTGGATCAGTATTTTTGACACCAACATTGCATTAATTATCATTATTATGCTGATTGTAGTCGTGATCAATATTATTATGGTTCTTCTGATCCTTATTATTGAAAGAACAAATTCTATTGGTCTTTTGAAAACATTAGGAGCAAGCAATTCTCAGATAAGAGCAACTTTCATTAATTATACCCTGATTATTATGATTCCTGGGCTTTTATATGGTAATGCCATCGGATTGGGACTGATTTTAATACAGAAATTCTTTGGGATCATTAAACTTAATCCTGAAAACTATTATGTAAGTACCGTTCCGGTAGATCTTAATCCAATTGCAATTATATCCATCTCAGTGGGAATTCTTTTCATCTCCGGATTGGCTTTGATTATTCCAAGCTACCTGATCAGTAAGATTTCTCCGGTGAAGGCGATTAAGTACAACTAA
- a CDS encoding PLP-dependent cysteine synthase family protein, whose protein sequence is MKYAKNILETIGNTPLVKLNKVLGEDFPALVLAKVETFNPGNSVKDRMALKMIEDAEKDGRLKPGGTIIEGTSGNTGMGLALAAIIKGYKCIFVTNSKQSKEKCDILRAVGAEVIVCPTDVKPTDPRSYYSVSKRLAKETENGWYVNQYDNLSNRAAHYESTAPEIWEQTEGKLTHFVVGAGTGGTITGCGTFFKEKNENIKVIGVDTYGSILKEFHETGELHYDHAYTYITEGIGEDIIPENYDMSVIDHFEKVTDKDGAIYARKLAKEEGIFCGYSAGSAIASLIQMKDQFTKDDVIVVLLHDHGSRYVGKIYNDEWMKEMGWLEENKEG, encoded by the coding sequence ATGAAATACGCAAAAAATATCCTTGAAACGATAGGTAACACACCGCTGGTAAAGCTTAACAAAGTATTAGGTGAAGATTTTCCGGCATTAGTATTAGCAAAAGTAGAGACCTTCAATCCCGGAAACTCCGTAAAGGACAGAATGGCTCTTAAAATGATAGAAGATGCCGAAAAAGACGGCAGATTAAAACCTGGAGGAACTATTATCGAAGGTACTTCCGGAAATACAGGAATGGGACTGGCATTAGCTGCCATCATCAAAGGTTACAAATGTATTTTTGTAACGAATTCTAAGCAGTCTAAAGAAAAATGTGATATCCTTCGTGCTGTGGGTGCTGAAGTAATCGTTTGCCCTACAGACGTAAAACCTACTGATCCGCGTTCTTATTATTCAGTATCTAAAAGACTGGCAAAAGAGACCGAAAACGGATGGTACGTAAACCAATATGATAACTTATCCAACAGAGCGGCTCATTATGAATCTACAGCTCCTGAGATCTGGGAACAGACGGAAGGAAAGCTGACTCACTTTGTGGTAGGAGCAGGAACAGGAGGGACGATCACGGGATGCGGAACTTTCTTCAAAGAAAAAAATGAGAACATTAAAGTAATCGGAGTGGATACTTACGGTTCTATTTTGAAAGAATTCCATGAAACAGGAGAACTGCATTACGATCATGCTTATACTTATATTACAGAAGGTATCGGAGAAGATATCATTCCTGAAAACTATGATATGTCTGTGATTGATCACTTCGAAAAGGTAACGGATAAAGACGGAGCCATCTATGCCAGAAAACTGGCGAAAGAAGAAGGTATTTTCTGTGGATATTCTGCGGGTAGCGCCATTGCTTCTTTGATTCAGATGAAAGATCAGTTTACTAAAGATGATGTCATTGTAGTTTTACTTCATGACCATGGTTCAAGATATGTAGGAAAAATCTACAATGACGAGTGGATGAAAGAAATGGGTTGGCTGGAAGAAAATAAGGAAGGTTAA
- a CDS encoding chaperone modulator CbpM → MSERISREELVKIYNIEITFFDELVDYGLLNIHIENNIHYLMYEDLPDLEKFANWHYDLEINLPGLEVIHNMLKKLDALNRRNRELMSKLSAISDQYEDI, encoded by the coding sequence ATGAGTGAAAGAATATCGCGGGAAGAACTCGTAAAAATCTATAATATAGAAATTACTTTTTTTGATGAGCTTGTAGATTATGGGCTGCTGAATATTCATATTGAAAATAATATTCATTATCTGATGTATGAAGACCTGCCTGATCTGGAGAAATTTGCCAACTGGCATTATGATCTTGAAATTAATCTGCCAGGCCTTGAAGTAATTCATAATATGCTGAAAAAACTGGATGCTCTGAACCGCAGAAACAGAGAACTGATGAGTAAACTTTCTGCAATAAGTGATCAATATGAAGATATTTAG
- a CDS encoding DnaJ C-terminal domain-containing protein, whose translation MAYIDYYKILGVDKSATQDDIKKAYRKQARKHHPDLNPGDKEAEKKFKELNEANEVLSNPENRSKYDKYGENWKHGEEYEKAQQQQQRQYQQQSYNGGYSGADFGEGEDFSDFFQNMFGGSGGGFGKSSRGRASGKFKGQDVKAELSLNLRDAAKTHPQTFEINGKKVRITIPAGVYDGQQIKLKGHGNPGVNGGPNGDLYITFNIPVDPDFERIGDDLKTKVAIDLYTAVLGGEVKVNTLEGSVNLKVKPETQTGMTVRLKGKGFPVYKKEGEYGDLFVTYEVKLPTNLTEKQKELFEQLKNS comes from the coding sequence ATGGCTTATATAGATTACTATAAAATTCTAGGCGTAGATAAAAGCGCAACACAGGATGATATTAAAAAGGCCTACCGTAAACAGGCAAGAAAACATCATCCAGACCTTAATCCTGGAGATAAAGAAGCAGAGAAGAAATTCAAAGAGCTGAATGAAGCCAATGAAGTGCTCAGCAATCCTGAAAACAGATCAAAATATGATAAGTACGGAGAAAACTGGAAGCATGGCGAAGAATACGAAAAAGCCCAACAGCAACAGCAAAGACAATATCAGCAGCAAAGTTATAACGGAGGATATTCCGGAGCTGACTTTGGTGAAGGAGAAGATTTCTCAGATTTCTTCCAGAATATGTTCGGTGGATCTGGTGGCGGATTCGGTAAAAGTTCAAGAGGAAGAGCCTCCGGTAAATTCAAAGGTCAGGATGTAAAAGCTGAACTGAGTCTGAACTTAAGAGATGCTGCAAAAACCCATCCGCAAACCTTTGAAATTAATGGGAAAAAAGTCAGAATCACTATTCCTGCAGGAGTATATGACGGGCAGCAGATCAAGCTGAAAGGGCACGGAAACCCAGGAGTAAACGGAGGTCCAAACGGAGATTTATATATTACCTTCAATATTCCGGTTGATCCGGATTTTGAAAGAATCGGTGATGATCTGAAAACCAAAGTAGCGATTGATCTGTATACAGCTGTTTTAGGAGGGGAAGTGAAAGTAAATACCCTGGAAGGCAGTGTAAACCTTAAAGTAAAGCCTGAAACCCAAACCGGAATGACGGTAAGACTAAAAGGAAAGGGCTTTCCTGTCTATAAGAAAGAAGGAGAATATGGAGATCTTTTTGTAACCTATGAAGTGAAACTGCCCACCAACCTTACCGAAAAGCAGAAAGAACTTTTTGAACAACTAAAAAATTCCTAA
- a CDS encoding dicarboxylate/amino acid:cation symporter, with product MKEVLKNYSGIIFLLLGITIGSIIGIVAPGFVEYIKPLGDIFLNLLFVSVVPLVFFAVSNSIASLEQQSKFGRIILVMALTFLFFILTAAVFTICAVYLFPVSGVSGSSEIITEAANEDSWGNRIVSFFTVGEFTELFSRRNMLALLVFAFLTGFAARKTGEKGQPFRVFIASGYEVMKELLLLVMKLAPIGLGAYFAYQVATLGPQLFGFYAKPLGLYYIAGIIYFLVFFSIYAFMANGQKGVKSFWTNAIYPTLTAISTCSSFATMPANLQAASKIGIPNSIANLVIPIGTTLHKNGSSMSSIIKIYVAFLIIGKDFFDPANLLLALGITVFVSIVAGGIPNGGYIGEMLMISVYKLPQEAIPAVMIIGTLVDPLATVLNAVGDIVAAMFVNRFVKV from the coding sequence ATGAAAGAGGTACTGAAAAACTACTCCGGAATCATATTTTTACTTTTAGGAATCACCATTGGAAGCATCATTGGAATTGTTGCTCCTGGTTTTGTGGAATATATTAAACCTTTGGGAGATATATTCCTTAATCTTCTTTTTGTGAGTGTAGTTCCTCTGGTATTTTTTGCGGTATCCAATTCTATTGCTTCTCTGGAGCAGCAGTCTAAATTTGGAAGGATCATTCTTGTGATGGCACTTACTTTTTTATTCTTTATTCTTACGGCAGCTGTTTTCACAATCTGTGCCGTATATCTCTTCCCTGTTTCTGGGGTATCCGGAAGTTCTGAGATCATTACTGAAGCAGCAAATGAAGATTCATGGGGCAACAGAATCGTAAGTTTCTTTACTGTAGGAGAATTCACTGAACTTTTCTCAAGAAGGAATATGCTGGCTCTTTTGGTATTTGCATTTCTGACAGGATTTGCAGCCAGGAAAACAGGAGAAAAAGGACAGCCTTTCAGGGTTTTTATTGCTTCCGGATATGAAGTGATGAAAGAATTGCTGTTATTGGTTATGAAGCTTGCTCCTATTGGTTTGGGTGCATATTTTGCGTATCAGGTAGCTACTTTAGGACCACAGCTTTTTGGATTTTATGCAAAGCCGTTGGGGCTTTATTATATTGCAGGAATTATTTATTTTCTGGTGTTCTTTTCTATTTATGCTTTTATGGCGAATGGGCAGAAAGGAGTCAAAAGTTTCTGGACGAATGCCATCTACCCTACCTTAACGGCAATAAGTACCTGCAGCAGTTTTGCAACGATGCCAGCTAATTTGCAGGCAGCCTCAAAAATCGGAATTCCGAATTCTATTGCCAATCTGGTGATTCCTATTGGGACTACATTGCATAAAAACGGATCTTCCATGTCTTCTATTATTAAGATTTATGTAGCATTCTTAATCATTGGAAAAGACTTTTTTGATCCTGCCAACCTACTTTTAGCGTTAGGAATTACAGTCTTCGTAAGTATTGTAGCCGGAGGAATTCCCAATGGTGGATATATCGGGGAAATGCTGATGATTTCTGTTTATAAATTACCTCAGGAAGCCATTCCTGCGGTGATGATTATCGGGACTTTGGTAGATCCTTTGGCTACTGTTCTGAATGCTGTAGGAGATATCGTCGCCGCCATGTTTGTCAACCGGTTTGTAAAAGTCTGA
- a CDS encoding DUF779 domain-containing protein produces the protein METKISRLSATEQALEVIHKLEDQYGPLMFYQAGGCCEGTQPQCFEKGGFFPRMNDAMIGTISGYEFWIDRDLFEYWQYSHFTLDVTDGFGPGGFSLETPLGKTFKVHYRLFTPDEYQNLEPVKRSE, from the coding sequence ATGGAAACAAAAATATCAAGACTTTCTGCAACGGAGCAGGCTCTTGAAGTCATCCATAAGCTGGAAGACCAATATGGTCCCCTGATGTTTTATCAGGCAGGAGGTTGCTGTGAAGGTACACAGCCGCAATGTTTCGAGAAAGGAGGTTTTTTTCCCAGAATGAATGATGCCATGATTGGTACCATTAGTGGATATGAGTTCTGGATAGACCGTGATCTTTTTGAATACTGGCAATATTCCCACTTTACACTCGATGTTACAGATGGTTTCGGGCCAGGTGGCTTTTCACTGGAAACTCCTTTAGGAAAAACTTTTAAAGTTCATTACAGACTTTTCACTCCCGATGAATATCAAAATCTGGAACCGGTAAAACGGAGTGAATAA
- the adhP gene encoding alcohol dehydrogenase AdhP, producing MIPKTMKAAVVQGYGQPLKIEEVPVREPGRYEVLIKVIACGVCHTDLHAVDGDWPAKPKMPLIPGHEGVGIVVACGPEAFVKEGDAVGVPWLYSACGCCDYCITGWETLCEAQKNGGYSVDGGFAEYVIADSRYVGHLKSDVNFLEIAPILCAGVTVYKGLKETETKPGEWVAISGIGGLGHVAVQYAKAMGMHVAAIDVADDKLELAKKLGADLVVNAKNTDPGEYLHKEVGGMHGALITAVSPIAFKQGIDVLRRKGTIALNGLPPGSFELPIFETVLKRITVRGSIVGTRKDMQEALDFANEGLVKATVTAAKLEDINDVFDKMKKGQIDGRIVLDIAGSN from the coding sequence ATGATTCCAAAAACAATGAAAGCAGCAGTAGTTCAAGGCTACGGCCAGCCACTGAAAATAGAAGAAGTACCTGTAAGAGAACCCGGAAGATATGAAGTCCTTATCAAAGTAATCGCCTGTGGTGTTTGCCATACCGACTTACATGCTGTGGATGGCGATTGGCCTGCAAAACCCAAAATGCCTCTTATTCCAGGACATGAAGGAGTAGGTATTGTGGTGGCCTGTGGACCGGAAGCTTTTGTAAAAGAAGGAGATGCGGTAGGAGTTCCATGGCTGTACAGTGCATGCGGATGCTGTGATTACTGTATCACGGGATGGGAAACCCTTTGTGAAGCACAGAAAAACGGAGGGTATAGTGTAGATGGCGGATTTGCAGAATATGTCATTGCGGATTCAAGATATGTAGGACATTTGAAATCAGATGTCAACTTTCTGGAGATTGCTCCTATTTTATGTGCGGGAGTAACGGTTTATAAAGGATTGAAAGAAACAGAAACAAAACCTGGAGAATGGGTGGCTATCTCAGGAATCGGAGGTCTGGGACACGTAGCTGTTCAGTATGCAAAAGCAATGGGAATGCATGTTGCAGCCATTGATGTTGCAGATGATAAACTTGAACTGGCGAAAAAATTAGGTGCAGACCTTGTCGTCAATGCAAAAAATACAGATCCCGGAGAATATTTACATAAAGAAGTTGGCGGAATGCACGGTGCATTGATTACAGCGGTTTCACCGATTGCTTTCAAACAGGGAATAGACGTGTTGAGAAGAAAGGGAACTATTGCTCTGAACGGCCTTCCTCCCGGCTCTTTTGAACTTCCTATTTTTGAAACCGTTTTAAAAAGAATCACAGTACGGGGTTCTATCGTAGGAACAAGAAAAGATATGCAGGAAGCACTGGATTTTGCCAATGAAGGATTGGTAAAAGCTACAGTCACTGCCGCAAAACTGGAAGATATTAATGATGTTTTTGATAAAATGAAAAAAGGTCAGATTGACGGCAGAATCGTTTTGGATATTGCCGGCTCAAATTAA